A stretch of Acidovorax sp. RAC01 DNA encodes these proteins:
- a CDS encoding DUF3717 domain-containing protein: MAHIHITDIEAAINHWRALTPSPDGITLAPALRALGELYARMAYAHDDAIDEDTLPPAALAAWQAWYDTTPDTPCIAICSTSQGDDLCKGCGRTFDEVQFWPAFTPAEKRSVWRRITLEHSAWRFNRYAERAAEGPSPAPGSTAAA; encoded by the coding sequence ATGGCACACATCCACATCACCGACATCGAAGCGGCCATCAACCACTGGCGGGCGCTCACTCCGTCTCCCGATGGCATCACGCTGGCGCCTGCGCTGCGCGCGCTGGGCGAGCTGTATGCGCGGATGGCCTATGCCCACGACGATGCCATCGACGAGGACACGCTGCCGCCCGCGGCCCTTGCCGCCTGGCAGGCCTGGTACGACACGACCCCGGACACACCCTGCATCGCCATCTGCTCCACGAGCCAGGGGGACGACCTCTGCAAGGGATGCGGCCGCACTTTCGACGAGGTGCAGTTCTGGCCCGCATTCACCCCGGCAGAAAAACGCAGCGTATGGCGGCGCATCACGCTGGAACATTCGGCGTGGCGATTCAACCGCTATGCGGAGCGGGCTGCAGAAGGCCCCAGCCCAGCGCCCGGGAGCACGGCCGCAGCCTGA
- a CDS encoding TerC family protein, whose product MDFLSSPEFWLALGQIIIIDILLGGDNAVVIALACRKLPPAQRTKGIIWGTAGAIVLRVILIAFAMTLLALPFLKFVGALLLVWIGVKLLAPDEDGHGDVQGSDKLLAAIKTIIVADLVMSVDNVIAIAGAAQNAGEHSFLLVVLGLLISIPIIVWGSQLVIKLMERFPLIIVLGGMLLGWIAGGMLVTDPVFANADKWQWMVKLPQTEWIRYGASIAGALLVLAIGKAVLARRASAGPAGA is encoded by the coding sequence ATGGACTTCTTATCGTCGCCTGAATTCTGGCTTGCTTTGGGCCAGATCATCATCATTGACATCTTGCTGGGTGGGGATAATGCGGTGGTTATTGCCCTGGCATGCCGCAAGCTGCCCCCGGCACAGCGCACCAAGGGCATCATCTGGGGCACGGCTGGCGCCATCGTGCTGCGGGTGATCCTCATCGCATTCGCAATGACGCTGCTGGCCCTCCCGTTCCTGAAGTTCGTGGGTGCGCTCCTGCTGGTGTGGATTGGCGTGAAGCTGCTCGCCCCCGATGAAGACGGTCACGGCGATGTGCAAGGCAGCGACAAGCTGCTGGCGGCCATCAAGACCATCATCGTGGCCGACCTGGTGATGAGCGTTGACAACGTCATCGCGATTGCCGGTGCTGCCCAAAACGCAGGTGAGCACTCTTTCCTTCTGGTCGTCCTGGGGCTGCTCATTTCCATCCCGATCATCGTCTGGGGCAGCCAGCTGGTGATCAAGCTGATGGAGCGCTTCCCGCTCATCATCGTGCTGGGTGGCATGCTGCTGGGCTGGATCGCGGGCGGCATGCTCGTCACGGATCCCGTGTTTGCCAACGCAGACAAGTGGCAGTGGATGGTGAAACTTCCTCAGACGGAATGGATCAGGTATGGGGCGAGCATTGCGGGTGCATTGCTCGTGCTGGCGATCGGCAAGGCCGTGCTGGCGCGCCGCGCATCTGCTGGCCCGGCTGGCGCCTGA
- a CDS encoding YaeQ family protein, with product MAIKSTIFKANLQIADIDHGYYADHALTLARHPSETDERMMVRLAALAIQAHELHDTCNGDGTLAFGAGLSDPDDPDASLTDFTGRKRVWIEVGQPEDKPLTKACSKADAVIVYCFNHAAEIWWKGIETKLSRLEKLQVWRIPSEASQALAQLAERSMQLQATVQEGAITLSSTQGSVHVEPVRWK from the coding sequence ATGGCCATCAAATCCACCATCTTCAAGGCGAATCTCCAGATCGCTGACATCGACCACGGCTACTACGCCGACCATGCGCTGACGTTGGCACGGCATCCGAGCGAGACGGACGAGCGCATGATGGTGCGCCTGGCAGCGCTGGCCATCCAGGCGCATGAGCTCCATGACACCTGCAATGGCGACGGCACGCTGGCGTTTGGCGCAGGCCTGTCGGACCCGGATGATCCGGACGCATCGCTGACCGATTTCACCGGCCGCAAGCGCGTGTGGATCGAGGTGGGCCAGCCGGAGGACAAGCCGCTGACCAAGGCGTGCAGCAAGGCCGACGCCGTGATCGTTTACTGCTTCAACCACGCCGCCGAGATCTGGTGGAAGGGCATCGAGACCAAGCTGTCGCGCCTGGAAAAGCTGCAGGTGTGGCGCATTCCTTCGGAAGCGTCGCAGGCGCTGGCCCAGCTGGCCGAGCGCAGCATGCAGTTGCAGGCGACCGTCCAGGAGGGAGCGATCACGCTCAGCAGCACGCAGGGCAGCGTGCATGTGGAACCGGTGCGCTGGAAGTAG